One stretch of Desulfobacterales bacterium DNA includes these proteins:
- a CDS encoding inorganic phosphate transporter gives MEIYLVIIVILVSLAIFDLIVGVSNDAVNFLNSSIGSRVAPRNVIMIIASLGMLAGVTFSSGMMEVARKGIFQPQLFMMPELLAIFVAVMLTDVLLLDLFNTFGLPTSTTVSIVFELLGAAVAVSLLKIYSAGNGFEELVNYINTGKALAIITGILLSVVIAFICGVIAQFLSRLLFTFDYMPRLKRYGGLWGGISLSIITYFILIKGAKGASFLAPETVFWIKHNAWTIMAVNFLLFGLIFQALAIFTRVNVLKPIVLIGTFALAMAFAANDLVNFIGVPLAGVQAYKVAAASSDPLHITMEALQKTVHSNTFLLLTAGIIMIITLWVSRKARSVTRTSVDLSRQEEGVEKFGSSVLSRGIVGMFTSFADLVNRVMPAAVRKGMANRLDPSRSRPVATYDGREPAFDLLRASVNLIVASAVVSYATSMKLPLSTTYVTFMVAMGTSLADQAWGRESAVYRVTGVLTVVGGWFCTAFIAFTVSALFALLIMYLKLYAIIGLVALVAFVVMRSFRYHLKQEEESGLIKNLSLKNGIDADYAVNTSFEQVGYFLNEVSKTLRISFDAVFQEDRQRLREMKDRSSKIQQVANTIIANIFKTLYLLDRDDVESTHKYSRTIATLQEIAESHRDIVMRSYTHVINYHSGLLDSQKEELQRIRVSVSRLLENTAIMLLKNKKVDYDYIESQRRRMSDYLMECNKKQINRIQGAESKTRLSILYYGLLENCEKISGQTQNLLDIFRDHFGTEAGAAAVVEDGNGD, from the coding sequence ATGGAAATTTACTTGGTTATCATCGTTATCCTGGTGTCCCTCGCAATCTTCGACCTGATTGTGGGAGTGAGTAACGATGCGGTGAACTTCTTGAACTCGTCGATCGGTTCCAGGGTGGCGCCCCGGAACGTGATAATGATTATTGCCAGCCTGGGGATGCTTGCCGGGGTCACCTTTTCCAGCGGCATGATGGAGGTGGCCCGGAAAGGCATTTTCCAGCCCCAGCTTTTCATGATGCCCGAACTGCTCGCCATTTTTGTGGCGGTGATGCTCACCGATGTCCTGCTGCTCGATCTCTTCAATACCTTCGGCCTGCCCACCTCCACCACCGTGTCCATCGTCTTCGAGCTGCTGGGCGCCGCAGTGGCCGTCTCCCTGCTCAAGATCTATTCGGCTGGCAACGGCTTCGAGGAACTGGTCAACTACATTAATACCGGCAAGGCCCTGGCGATCATCACCGGCATTCTGCTCTCCGTGGTCATTGCCTTTATCTGCGGGGTCATTGCCCAGTTTCTGTCGCGGCTTCTTTTTACCTTTGATTATATGCCGAGACTGAAACGATACGGCGGCCTCTGGGGCGGAATTTCCCTTTCCATCATCACCTACTTCATCCTGATCAAGGGGGCCAAGGGCGCCTCCTTTCTCGCCCCTGAAACCGTGTTCTGGATCAAGCACAACGCCTGGACCATCATGGCGGTAAATTTTCTGCTGTTCGGGCTGATATTTCAGGCCCTCGCCATCTTTACCCGGGTCAACGTCCTGAAGCCCATCGTCCTGATCGGTACCTTTGCCCTGGCCATGGCCTTTGCCGCCAATGACCTGGTCAATTTTATCGGCGTGCCCCTGGCCGGGGTGCAGGCATATAAGGTGGCGGCCGCCAGTTCCGACCCGCTGCACATCACCATGGAGGCCCTGCAGAAAACTGTTCATTCCAATACGTTTCTACTCCTGACCGCCGGGATAATCATGATTATTACCCTTTGGGTCTCCAGAAAGGCGCGTTCGGTCACCAGGACCTCGGTGGATCTCAGCCGTCAGGAAGAGGGCGTGGAAAAATTCGGTTCTTCCGTCCTGTCCCGGGGGATTGTCGGCATGTTCACCTCTTTTGCCGACCTGGTGAACAGGGTCATGCCCGCTGCCGTGCGCAAGGGGATGGCCAATCGCCTTGATCCCTCCCGGAGCAGGCCGGTGGCCACCTACGACGGCCGGGAGCCGGCCTTTGATCTGCTCCGGGCCTCGGTCAACCTGATCGTGGCCAGCGCGGTTGTCTCCTACGCAACCTCGATGAAACTGCCCCTGTCAACAACCTATGTGACCTTCATGGTGGCCATGGGCACCTCGCTTGCCGACCAGGCCTGGGGCCGGGAGAGCGCGGTATACCGGGTCACCGGGGTGCTAACCGTGGTCGGCGGCTGGTTCTGCACCGCCTTTATCGCTTTTACGGTGTCAGCCCTCTTTGCCCTGTTGATCATGTATCTCAAGCTGTATGCAATTATCGGGCTGGTCGCCCTGGTGGCATTTGTTGTGATGCGAAGTTTCCGCTACCATCTCAAGCAGGAGGAAGAGTCCGGTCTTATTAAGAACCTGAGCTTGAAAAACGGCATTGATGCCGATTATGCGGTCAATACCTCCTTTGAGCAGGTTGGCTATTTTCTGAACGAGGTGAGTAAAACCCTGCGGATAAGTTTTGACGCGGTCTTTCAGGAGGACCGGCAGCGGCTGCGGGAGATGAAGGACCGGTCGAGCAAGATCCAGCAGGTCGCCAATACCATCATCGCCAATATTTTCAAGACCCTGTACCTGTTGGACAGGGACGATGTTGAGTCCACCCACAAGTATTCGCGCACCATCGCCACCCTGCAGGAGATCGCTGAGAGCCATCGCGATATCGTCATGCGCTCATACACCCATGTGATCAACTATCACAGCGGCCTGCTTGACTCGCAGAAGGAAGAGCTGCAGCGGATCAGGGTATCGGTGAGCCGGCTGCTGGAAAATACGGCCATCATGCTGCTGAAGAACAAGAAGGTGGATTATGATTATATTGAGAGCCAGCGCCGCCGGATGAGCGACTACCTGATGGAATGTAACAAGAAGCAGATCAACCGGATCCAGGGCGCTGAATCCAAGACCCGGCTGAGCATTCTCTACTACGGGCTGCTGGAGAACTGCGAAAAGATTTCCGGCCAGACCCAGAACCTGCTCGACATCTTCAGGGACCATTTCGGGACCGAGGCCGGGGCGGCAGCCGTTGTTGAGGACGGTAACGGTGACTGA
- a CDS encoding DnaJ domain-containing protein: MKKKKNTYAEITRARKLLELPEQATLDEIRTSYRKLIRKWHPDQCQEERQRCLEVSARLNDAYALIIAYCAGYRFSFTEEAVNKHLSDEEWWLNRFGNDPLWGRGGAL, from the coding sequence ATGAAGAAAAAAAAGAACACCTATGCGGAGATTACCAGGGCGCGCAAGCTCCTCGAGCTGCCTGAACAGGCGACCCTTGACGAGATCCGGACCAGCTACCGCAAACTGATCAGAAAGTGGCATCCGGACCAGTGTCAGGAGGAGCGGCAGAGATGTCTGGAGGTGAGCGCCCGGCTCAACGATGCCTATGCGCTGATCATCGCCTACTGTGCCGGCTATCGCTTCTCCTTTACCGAGGAAGCGGTGAACAAGCACCTGTCCGACGAGGAATGGTGGCTCAACCGGTTCGGCAATGATCCGCTGTGGGGCAGGGGCGGCGCCCTTTAG
- a CDS encoding class I SAM-dependent methyltransferase: MAKTAVFQRHVKQYEEWFEVNRWAYVAELKAVGMLLPKTGRGLEVGVGTGRFAAPLGVGTGVEPAAKMAKVAKSRGIQVIRGVAEQLPLGTATRDYILMVTTVCFVDDLLKTFIEASRVLTRDGYCLVALVNKESPLGMEYEKQRHKSLFYKEATFYSVATIVAVMGQVGFRDFCFTQTIFSDMSEITAREPVEPGYDRGSFVVIRGRNNGQPL; encoded by the coding sequence ATGGCGAAAACCGCTGTATTTCAAAGACATGTCAAACAGTATGAGGAGTGGTTCGAGGTCAACCGCTGGGCCTATGTGGCTGAACTCAAGGCCGTGGGAATGTTGCTGCCCAAAACCGGCCGCGGCCTGGAGGTGGGGGTAGGCACCGGCCGGTTCGCCGCGCCGCTGGGGGTTGGAACCGGGGTCGAGCCGGCCGCGAAAATGGCCAAGGTCGCCAAGTCGCGCGGGATCCAGGTGATCCGCGGGGTGGCTGAACAACTGCCCCTTGGCACCGCAACCCGCGACTATATCCTGATGGTGACCACGGTATGCTTTGTCGATGATCTGCTCAAAACATTCATTGAGGCGTCGAGAGTGCTGACCCGGGACGGGTATTGCCTGGTCGCCCTGGTCAACAAGGAAAGCCCGCTGGGCATGGAATATGAGAAACAACGCCACAAAAGCCTTTTTTATAAAGAGGCCACCTTTTATTCGGTGGCGACCATTGTGGCGGTCATGGGCCAGGTCGGGTTCAGGGACTTTTGTTTTACCCAGACAATTTTCAGCGACATGAGCGAGATCACCGCCAGGGAACCGGTGGAACCGGGTTATGACCGGGGTTCTTTTGTGGTGATCCGCGGCCGCAACAACGGCCAGCCGTTATGA
- the floA gene encoding flotillin-like protein FloA (flotillin-like protein involved in membrane lipid rafts) — protein MTNFSTIAFFILIAAVVALFIFIGSSLSLWVQALVSGARVGLLNIIFMRFRKVPPNLIVESKIMAVKAGLDISTNDLESHFLAGGNVLRVVQSLIAADKANIELDFNRGAAIDLAGRNVLEAVQMSVNPKVIETPLVAAMAKDGIQLKAISRVTVRANIERLVGGAGEETILARVGEGIVTTIGSADSHKQVLENPDTISKRVLEKGLDAGTAYEILSIDIADVDVGKNIGAELETDRAEADKKIAQAKAEERRAMAIAVEQEMKARVEEMRAKVVAAEAEVPMAMAEAFRKGHLGIMDYYKMKNIVADTKMRDSIGEQESTMDEE, from the coding sequence ATGACAAATTTTAGCACCATCGCCTTTTTTATCCTGATCGCCGCGGTTGTCGCCCTGTTTATTTTTATCGGCTCCTCCCTGTCCCTGTGGGTCCAGGCCCTGGTTTCCGGAGCCCGGGTGGGACTGCTGAACATCATCTTCATGCGGTTCCGCAAGGTGCCGCCCAACTTGATCGTTGAGTCCAAGATCATGGCGGTCAAGGCCGGGCTGGATATATCGACCAATGATCTTGAATCCCATTTTCTGGCCGGGGGCAATGTGCTCCGGGTGGTGCAGTCCCTGATTGCCGCGGACAAGGCCAATATCGAGCTTGACTTCAACCGCGGCGCGGCCATTGACCTGGCCGGCCGCAACGTGCTGGAGGCGGTGCAGATGAGCGTTAACCCCAAGGTCATTGAAACGCCGCTGGTGGCGGCCATGGCCAAGGACGGCATCCAGCTCAAGGCGATCTCCCGGGTCACGGTCCGGGCCAATATCGAACGGCTGGTGGGTGGCGCCGGCGAAGAGACCATCCTGGCCCGGGTAGGGGAGGGGATCGTCACCACCATCGGCTCGGCGGATTCACACAAGCAGGTCCTGGAAAACCCGGACACTATCTCCAAGCGGGTCCTGGAAAAAGGGCTGGACGCCGGCACTGCCTACGAGATTCTCTCCATTGATATCGCCGACGTGGACGTGGGCAAGAATATCGGCGCCGAGCTGGAGACCGACCGGGCCGAGGCGGACAAGAAAATAGCCCAGGCCAAGGCCGAGGAAAGAAGGGCCATGGCCATTGCCGTCGAGCAGGAGATGAAGGCCCGGGTGGAGGAGATGCGGGCCAAGGTGGTGGCGGCCGAGGCCGAGGTGCCCATGGCCATGGCCGAGGCCTTTCGCAAGGGGCACCTGGGGATCATGGACTATTATAAGATGAAGAATATCGTTGCCGACACCAAGATGCGCGACAGCATCGGCGAGCAGGAATCAACCATGGATGAGGAATAA
- a CDS encoding serine protease, translating to MNILALSILLQLAGVAVVIAEIIIPSGGILSIFALGLFGYSLFMVFNKVSVTMGAVFLTLDLILIPVLIIVGLKLLARSPVTLRTRLSRSKGVTSQSPDLADLLNRPGKALSHLRPGGVALIDGQRRDVVSRGEFIARDSAIKVIAVTGNQIIVRSMQP from the coding sequence ATGAACATCCTGGCCCTGTCGATTCTATTGCAGCTGGCCGGGGTGGCGGTGGTGATTGCCGAGATCATCATCCCCTCGGGCGGGATTCTGTCGATCTTTGCCCTGGGCCTGTTCGGTTACTCGTTGTTCATGGTGTTCAACAAGGTGTCGGTGACCATGGGCGCGGTTTTTCTCACCCTGGATCTGATCCTGATCCCGGTGTTGATCATTGTCGGCCTGAAACTCCTGGCCCGTTCCCCGGTAACCCTTCGAACCCGCCTCTCCCGAAGCAAAGGGGTTACCTCCCAGTCCCCGGACCTGGCCGACCTGCTCAATCGCCCCGGCAAGGCGCTGTCCCACCTGCGACCCGGCGGGGTGGCGCTCATTGACGGCCAGCGCCGGGATGTGGTCAGCCGCGGTGAATTCATTGCCAGGGACAGTGCGATCAAGGTGATTGCAGTAACCGGCAACCAGATAATCGTCCGCAGCATGCAACCCTAA